Proteins encoded in a region of the Mucilaginibacter sabulilitoris genome:
- the recQ gene encoding DNA helicase RecQ gives MTPLQALQKYFGYNTFRHQQEAIIQHILNKQDVMALMPTGGGKSLCYQLPAVLLNGLTIVISPLIALMKDQVDSLNVSGIPAAFLNSAQTPDEQRLLVEKLRNNQVKLLYLAPERLFGNENKLVPFLKTLNVVQIAIDEAHCISQWGHDFRPEYLMLAQLKNEFPNVPVIALTATADKLTQKDILEKLNLHKPAVFVSSFNRANITYTVVPKKNSFKQLIAFLNERREESGIIYCLSRKSTEDLALDLKNAGFAAEAYHAGLNNETKAKNQEAFLRDDVKIIVATIAFGMGINKSNVRYVVHIDLPKNIEGYYQETGRAGRDGLASEALLLYSPGDAGKLQHFARIEGNEEQSRIMLNKLNDMVRYCQLQTCRRQYLMNYFDEAFPPNCGSCDVCLTEFKRFDGTLIAQKALSAVSRLNERFGVNYVIDFLRGSKNEKIREEHKQLKTYGIGADISKADWQRYIRELITMEYLQVTGDGYPVLKLTDQSALVLKGIQKVEFIETQVTEEHHTEAVPLHEAELLSRLKNARRDIAEGENVPAYIIVSDATLLEMATYLPQSLDELRLISGFGDVKLARYGRELLQPVKDYCKEKSLESKIAYKSAKRERKPKTERTRSPRSGTDTRSETFNLYRQGKNVMEIAAERGLSQVTIEGHLSHFVQTGDLDVNELVSEAKLHVILEALESYGAERLAPLKEVLGDAYTYGEIKAVISWMNKNQ, from the coding sequence ATGACTCCATTACAAGCCCTGCAAAAATATTTTGGTTACAACACGTTCAGACACCAGCAGGAAGCTATTATTCAGCATATTTTAAATAAGCAGGACGTAATGGCCCTGATGCCCACAGGCGGCGGTAAATCATTATGTTACCAGTTGCCTGCCGTATTGCTCAACGGACTTACCATTGTAATATCACCACTGATTGCGTTAATGAAAGACCAGGTTGACAGTCTGAATGTGAGCGGCATACCTGCAGCTTTTCTTAATTCGGCCCAAACACCAGATGAACAGCGTCTGCTGGTTGAAAAACTCCGGAATAACCAGGTTAAACTGTTATACCTTGCGCCCGAACGTTTGTTTGGCAATGAGAATAAACTGGTACCATTTTTAAAAACACTCAATGTGGTGCAGATAGCCATTGACGAGGCACATTGTATCTCCCAATGGGGGCACGATTTCAGGCCCGAATACCTGATGCTGGCCCAGCTAAAAAATGAGTTCCCGAATGTACCTGTTATCGCGCTTACCGCCACCGCCGATAAGCTCACCCAAAAAGATATACTCGAAAAATTAAACCTGCACAAGCCTGCCGTGTTTGTGTCGTCGTTTAACCGTGCAAATATTACTTACACAGTTGTTCCCAAAAAAAACAGCTTTAAACAACTCATTGCCTTTTTAAATGAACGCAGGGAAGAATCGGGCATTATATATTGCCTTTCCCGCAAATCAACAGAAGACCTGGCCCTTGATCTTAAAAATGCAGGTTTCGCGGCCGAAGCATATCACGCTGGCTTAAACAACGAAACAAAAGCCAAAAATCAGGAAGCTTTTTTGCGCGATGATGTAAAGATCATTGTGGCTACCATTGCCTTTGGTATGGGTATCAACAAATCAAACGTGCGCTATGTGGTACATATAGACCTGCCCAAAAACATTGAGGGCTATTACCAGGAAACGGGCAGAGCCGGCAGGGATGGTTTGGCGTCGGAAGCCCTGCTCCTCTACTCTCCCGGCGACGCCGGTAAGCTGCAGCACTTTGCCCGTATTGAAGGAAACGAGGAGCAAAGTCGGATCATGCTCAACAAACTGAACGATATGGTGCGGTATTGTCAGCTGCAAACCTGCCGCAGGCAATATCTCATGAATTATTTTGATGAGGCTTTTCCGCCAAACTGCGGCTCCTGCGATGTTTGCCTAACCGAGTTTAAACGTTTTGATGGGACACTCATTGCCCAAAAGGCATTATCGGCTGTATCCCGGTTAAACGAACGGTTTGGGGTTAATTATGTAATTGATTTTTTACGGGGATCAAAAAACGAAAAGATCCGCGAAGAACATAAACAGCTTAAAACTTATGGCATAGGCGCCGATATCAGCAAAGCCGACTGGCAGCGTTACATCCGCGAACTGATCACAATGGAATACCTTCAGGTGACCGGTGATGGGTACCCGGTTTTAAAATTGACAGATCAAAGCGCTTTAGTGCTCAAAGGCATACAAAAGGTAGAATTTATTGAAACCCAGGTAACCGAAGAACACCACACCGAGGCTGTGCCACTACATGAGGCCGAATTATTAAGTCGCCTTAAAAATGCTCGTCGGGACATTGCCGAGGGGGAAAATGTGCCTGCTTATATTATTGTATCAGATGCCACGTTGCTTGAAATGGCCACCTACCTGCCACAGAGTTTGGATGAACTGAGACTTATCTCCGGTTTTGGCGATGTTAAGCTGGCCCGTTATGGCCGCGAACTGCTGCAACCGGTTAAGGATTATTGCAAGGAAAAGAGCCTGGAATCAAAAATTGCTTATAAATCAGCAAAAAGGGAACGTAAACCCAAAACTGAGCGAACCAGATCACCGCGTAGTGGCACCGATACCCGTTCAGAAACTTTTAATTTATACCGTCAGGGTAAAAATGTTATGGAAATAGCTGCCGAACGGGGACTGTCACAGGTAACCATTGAAGGGCATTTGAGCCATTTTGTACAAACCGGAGATCTGGATGTAAACGAACTGGTGTCCGAAGCTAAATTACATGTAATTTTGGAGGCCTTAGAAAGTTACGGAGCGGAACGCCTTGCGCCGCTAAAAGAAGTTTTAGGCGATGCCTATACCTACGGCGAAATTAAAGCCGTAATAA
- a CDS encoding M14 metallopeptidase family protein yields MIKRLLFVLITFISLSSAIAQKIQSPDEFLGYKLGDQFTPHYRIVDYFKYVAQVSKNVKLQQFGTTNEGRPLLAVFIASDANIGRLEEIRHNNLRLAGMEKGSVIANMPVITWLSYNVHGNEPASSEAAMWTLFDMVDPSNTTTKAWLKNTVVVIDPCLNPDGRDRYINFYNSVHGEVPDANPISREHVEPWPGGRTNHFYFDLNRDWAWQTQKETQARVALFNQWLPEVHVDYHEQGYNAPYYFAPAAEPYHKDITQWQRDFQVIIGKNNAKYFDQNGWMYFTKQEFDLLYPSYGDTYPLYNGSIGMTYEQGGISAGLAVLTRSGDTLTLAQRIAHHHTTALGTVEIASANAQKLLDEFKKFYDNSRINPPGIYKTYIIKNDNHNNINALAGMLTRNGIQYGFGLNDKTIIGFDYFTGKTEQYKVGADDMVINAHQPKAVLLHVLLEPKTFIADSNTYDITAWALPYAYGLKAYGVKESLKPASSRQSIAKPQQLINSRAYAYVATWQSVNDVKLLSALLKKGIKVRYSEKAFEAGGKKFMPGSLLITRAGNDGADFDQVVTRTAAELNEGLTSLSSGFVDKGADLGSDAIRYIKRPRVMLIAGEGVNAEAMGEVWHLFEQQIGYPVSLVKYQDLGRTRLADFDVAIFPDGTYDDFPSDKLQNWIRDGGKLIAIENTVAQLADKKGFALKNKEEKKDDKVEEKEKETVKLYGERDRDAIRSMIPGAIFKLNLDNTHPLGFGLPNYYYSLKLNDDIYNLLSNDDGWNVGTIKKNSYVSGFAGAQSKLKINNGLLLGVQSLGRGSVVYMVDDPLFRSFWENGKLLFSNAVFMVQ; encoded by the coding sequence ATGATAAAAAGACTACTGTTTGTTTTAATAACCTTTATTTCCTTATCGTCAGCCATCGCTCAAAAAATACAATCGCCTGATGAGTTTTTAGGATATAAGCTCGGAGATCAGTTTACACCCCACTACCGTATTGTTGACTATTTTAAATATGTTGCCCAGGTATCGAAAAACGTAAAACTGCAACAGTTTGGCACTACCAATGAGGGAAGGCCGCTACTGGCCGTATTCATTGCATCAGATGCGAACATTGGCCGGTTGGAAGAAATAAGACATAATAATTTACGCCTTGCCGGTATGGAAAAGGGTAGCGTAATTGCCAATATGCCGGTGATTACCTGGCTGAGTTATAATGTTCATGGTAATGAGCCGGCTTCGAGTGAGGCGGCTATGTGGACTTTGTTCGATATGGTTGACCCCTCGAACACCACTACAAAAGCATGGCTAAAAAACACAGTGGTTGTCATCGATCCTTGCTTAAACCCCGACGGGCGCGACCGTTATATTAATTTCTATAATTCGGTACATGGCGAGGTGCCTGATGCTAACCCTATATCACGAGAGCACGTAGAGCCGTGGCCGGGTGGCCGTACCAATCATTTTTACTTTGATTTGAACCGCGACTGGGCCTGGCAAACACAAAAGGAAACACAGGCACGTGTTGCCTTGTTTAACCAATGGCTGCCCGAGGTTCATGTTGATTACCACGAGCAGGGATACAATGCCCCTTATTATTTTGCCCCGGCAGCCGAGCCTTATCACAAAGATATAACCCAATGGCAACGCGATTTTCAGGTTATCATTGGTAAAAACAATGCTAAATACTTTGACCAGAATGGCTGGATGTACTTTACCAAGCAGGAGTTTGACCTGCTTTATCCGTCATACGGTGACACTTATCCTTTGTATAACGGATCCATCGGCATGACTTATGAGCAGGGAGGCATCAGTGCAGGGCTGGCTGTACTTACCCGTAGCGGCGATACACTTACGCTTGCCCAGCGTATAGCCCATCATCATACCACGGCTTTAGGCACTGTTGAAATAGCATCGGCAAATGCCCAAAAGCTGCTTGATGAGTTTAAAAAGTTTTATGACAATAGCCGCATTAACCCACCCGGTATATACAAAACCTACATTATTAAAAACGATAATCACAATAACATCAATGCGCTGGCTGGCATGCTGACCAGGAATGGTATACAGTATGGCTTTGGTTTAAATGATAAAACCATTATTGGATTTGATTACTTTACAGGTAAAACAGAACAATATAAAGTTGGAGCAGACGATATGGTTATAAATGCCCATCAGCCCAAGGCGGTTTTGCTGCATGTATTGCTGGAACCTAAAACCTTTATAGCCGATTCAAACACGTATGATATTACAGCCTGGGCCTTGCCATACGCATATGGCTTAAAGGCTTACGGGGTAAAAGAATCATTAAAACCAGCCAGCTCAAGGCAGAGTATTGCTAAACCACAACAATTGATTAACAGCCGCGCGTATGCTTATGTAGCCACCTGGCAATCGGTTAATGATGTGAAGCTTTTGTCGGCATTGCTTAAAAAAGGCATTAAAGTACGTTATTCTGAAAAAGCTTTTGAGGCCGGAGGTAAAAAGTTTATGCCCGGCTCGCTGCTTATTACGAGGGCCGGCAACGACGGCGCCGATTTTGACCAGGTAGTTACCCGCACTGCCGCCGAACTTAATGAAGGACTTACTTCTTTATCATCGGGGTTTGTTGATAAAGGCGCGGATTTGGGATCAGATGCCATAAGATATATAAAACGCCCACGTGTAATGCTGATAGCTGGCGAAGGAGTTAATGCAGAAGCCATGGGCGAGGTTTGGCATTTGTTTGAGCAGCAAATAGGTTATCCTGTTTCGCTGGTAAAATATCAGGACCTGGGCCGCACCCGGCTTGCTGATTTTGATGTGGCCATTTTTCCCGATGGTACCTATGATGATTTTCCTTCTGATAAGCTGCAAAACTGGATACGTGATGGCGGCAAACTTATTGCCATAGAAAATACGGTTGCGCAACTTGCCGATAAAAAAGGCTTCGCCCTTAAAAATAAAGAAGAGAAAAAGGATGATAAAGTCGAAGAGAAGGAAAAAGAAACGGTAAAACTCTATGGAGAGCGTGACCGCGATGCCATTCGCTCCATGATTCCTGGTGCAATATTTAAACTGAACCTTGATAATACCCATCCGCTGGGTTTTGGCTTACCCAATTATTACTATTCGCTTAAGCTTAATGATGATATATATAACCTGCTGAGTAATGATGATGGCTGGAATGTAGGCACCATTAAAAAGAACAGTTATGTGTCGGGTTTTGCAGGTGCACAGTCAAAGTTGAAGATCAATAATGGGTTGTTGCTCGGCGTGCAGTCATTGGGTCGTGGTTCGGTAGTATATATGGTAGATGATCCGCTGTTCCGGAGTTTCTGGGAAAACGGAAAGCTGCTGTTTAGCAACGCGGTGTTTATGGTACAGTAG
- a CDS encoding outer membrane beta-barrel family protein, translated as MKTNILNIFRTLLLVAISWSTSFAQDGKSGGTKVSGSLSNEQGKPMDYATVSLLRATDSTVVKGALSNDNGVYTFDRINAGKYIVKATAVGYEKAATKPFVVSENTATVAAPALSMKAGNTTLNTVTITAAKPLIERKIDRTVMNVENSVLAAGNTAMEILAKAPGVTVDKDDNISLKGKQGVTVMINDKLTYLTAAQLATLLRSTDGNTIKSIEIITNPSAKYDAAGNSGIINIKLKKNSQSGTNGSVTVGVAKGKFWRDNSSLNLNHKSGKLNVFATLSRGDNKRDRDINIDRITRDSLGKPSYFNQLTKMQPTNHYNNYRVGADYDMTSRNTIGFVVSGYSNSWLDSNNGKTNISAAPNQVDSSLTTVSTINQTYKNFAANLNDKFKIDTSGQELSIDLDYSKFKNNSIAQYDTHYFLPDGSPQHAPQLLRNQTPSNITIYTGKVDYTKPLSKTVKFETGAKFSSVKTDNDLQAQIFDGNTYINDTTRTNRFIYTEKITAGYLNLNKQFKKTSVQLGVRAEYTQSNGNLMGSTSVDRSYLNFFPSVFINHTLNDKNEISFSYSRRIDRPGYDDLNPFIYYLDPYTFSKGNAFLKPQYTNNFEFNFTHNKSLNISLGYSRTTDVITEIILTEGQKSFQTSLNLQTQNSYSLNIDAPFTITKWWTGNININSFYLGFKSDSVGTGRLSDGQVTVQAKTTQTFTFGSYRFEIMGDYQSPLTYGIYKIKPRYGVDAGLSHSFANKKVNIKLAVDDVFNIRRNNVSSHTLGNDFDIRQRSDSRVGRLTFTYNFGNSKIKSREHRSGADDEKGRVKGGN; from the coding sequence ATGAAAACTAACATACTCAACATATTCCGCACACTCCTGCTTGTAGCTATCAGCTGGAGTACATCATTTGCCCAGGATGGCAAATCAGGTGGCACCAAAGTATCCGGCTCCCTATCAAATGAACAAGGTAAGCCCATGGATTACGCAACCGTAAGCTTGCTTAGAGCCACCGACTCTACCGTTGTTAAAGGTGCTTTAAGCAATGACAATGGTGTTTATACCTTTGATCGTATCAATGCGGGTAAATACATTGTTAAAGCTACCGCCGTAGGATATGAAAAGGCCGCAACCAAACCTTTTGTCGTATCAGAAAACACAGCAACCGTAGCTGCTCCTGCTTTAAGTATGAAAGCCGGCAACACTACTTTAAACACAGTAACCATTACAGCAGCCAAACCGCTGATAGAGCGCAAAATTGACCGCACTGTAATGAATGTTGAAAACAGCGTACTTGCGGCCGGTAACACCGCGATGGAAATACTGGCCAAAGCGCCTGGTGTTACAGTTGACAAGGATGACAATATAAGCCTGAAAGGCAAACAGGGGGTCACTGTAATGATCAACGATAAGTTAACTTACCTTACCGCTGCGCAATTGGCTACTTTGTTACGCTCTACCGATGGCAATACCATTAAATCAATCGAGATCATTACAAACCCTTCGGCTAAATACGATGCCGCCGGTAATTCTGGTATCATCAACATTAAATTAAAAAAGAACAGCCAGTCGGGCACAAACGGAAGCGTTACTGTTGGCGTTGCTAAGGGCAAATTCTGGAGGGACAATTCCAGCTTGAATTTAAATCATAAGTCAGGTAAGCTGAATGTATTTGCCACCTTAAGCCGTGGCGATAATAAACGCGACCGTGATATTAATATTGATCGTATCACCCGCGATAGTTTAGGCAAGCCAAGCTATTTTAACCAGCTTACCAAAATGCAGCCAACCAACCATTACAATAACTACCGTGTTGGCGCCGATTATGATATGACAAGCAGGAACACTATTGGCTTTGTAGTAAGCGGGTACTCAAACAGCTGGCTGGATAGCAATAATGGAAAAACCAATATCAGCGCTGCGCCAAATCAGGTCGATTCATCTTTGACCACCGTATCAACCATTAACCAAACCTATAAGAATTTTGCCGCCAACCTGAACGATAAGTTTAAGATAGATACCAGCGGCCAGGAATTGAGCATTGATCTGGACTATTCTAAATTCAAAAACAACTCCATCGCTCAATATGACACCCATTACTTTTTGCCCGATGGCAGTCCGCAGCATGCGCCTCAATTGCTGCGCAACCAAACACCATCAAACATCACCATATATACAGGCAAGGTTGATTATACCAAGCCACTATCAAAAACTGTAAAATTTGAAACCGGTGCAAAATTCAGCAGCGTTAAAACAGACAATGACCTGCAGGCTCAAATATTTGACGGTAACACCTATATTAATGATACTACCCGTACCAACCGTTTTATTTATACCGAAAAAATAACCGCCGGCTATTTAAATTTAAATAAGCAATTCAAAAAAACATCGGTACAATTAGGGGTGAGGGCCGAGTACACACAATCAAATGGTAATTTGATGGGCAGTACCTCTGTAGACCGCAGTTACCTTAACTTTTTCCCAAGCGTATTTATTAACCATACGCTTAATGATAAAAACGAGATCAGCTTTTCATATAGCCGCCGTATTGATCGTCCGGGATATGACGACCTGAACCCCTTTATATATTATCTTGACCCTTATACCTTTTCAAAGGGAAATGCTTTTCTTAAGCCACAATACACCAACAATTTTGAATTTAATTTCACACACAACAAAAGCCTTAACATAAGCCTTGGTTATAGCCGCACTACCGATGTGATCACCGAAATAATATTAACCGAAGGCCAAAAATCTTTCCAAACCAGTCTGAACCTGCAAACCCAGAACTCGTATAGCCTTAACATTGATGCGCCCTTTACCATTACCAAATGGTGGACAGGCAATATCAACATCAATAGCTTTTACCTGGGCTTTAAATCAGATTCTGTCGGAACAGGAAGGTTAAGCGACGGGCAAGTGACCGTTCAGGCCAAAACAACACAAACATTTACATTTGGCAGCTATCGCTTTGAAATCATGGGCGACTACCAATCGCCGCTTACTTACGGTATATATAAAATAAAACCCCGTTACGGTGTTGACGCCGGATTAAGCCATTCATTCGCCAATAAAAAGGTAAACATAAAACTGGCGGTTGATGATGTATTTAACATCCGTCGTAATAATGTAAGCAGCCACACCCTGGGTAACGATTTCGATATCAGACAAAGAAGCGATTCAAGGGTTGGCCGTTTAACCTTTACCTACAATTTTGGTAACAGCAAAATAAAATCACGCGAACACCGCAGTGGTGCCGATGATGAAAAAGGAAGGGTAAAGGGCGGTAATTAG
- a CDS encoding PspC domain-containing protein: MNKTIIININGIVFHIEEDAYEVLRAYMTDVKRHFATSADSLEITTDIENRIAEMFNEALANQNTQVVVEADVKLVIEQMGTVEDFEFAETDDKTPGNNPFSYNTERRRLFRDPDDHLVSGVAAGIANYFDIQAVWIRLAFALSFAFAGSGLILYIILWIVIPKAVSRADRMAMKGEKQDLKGFKRSFEEEMSSVKENLSNFRHEARPFVYKARDFAGDFFDHLGTFLRGATGLVVKLIAIVILLTCFGLAIALIVSLIALIGFGKTDIYHIFPFNIVNRDTNMIFLTGGFLLLAIPLLTIILLTIGFLFKNASFNRSIGTTLLCIWLASMGAVIYYGVRASADFREGARLSKTINVKPTANNTYYLELNDAKFLTNEDSTRLRIKERFNGMIILDDDYNGDDWDSPDRVSIDIEKSDVAQPVLEQSCIARGRNDEDALINARNISYRFIQKDSVLKFDRHLERLNNGLWRGQELHMTLKVPLNTKLVIDRKLDRNMNFNLYDCEQSNTPRNPAGAVFIMKPDGLQCKIDTIPTVKTDTLKTQPPVVTDTVKKPAQ; the protein is encoded by the coding sequence ATGAATAAAACTATCATCATAAATATAAACGGCATCGTATTTCATATAGAAGAGGATGCTTACGAAGTACTCAGAGCGTACATGACCGATGTAAAACGCCATTTTGCAACGTCGGCCGACAGCCTGGAGATAACAACAGATATTGAAAACCGGATTGCTGAAATGTTTAACGAGGCACTGGCCAACCAAAACACACAGGTTGTTGTAGAGGCTGATGTTAAGCTGGTTATTGAGCAAATGGGTACCGTAGAAGATTTTGAGTTTGCAGAAACCGACGATAAGACACCGGGTAACAATCCTTTTTCTTATAACACAGAGCGCCGCAGGCTTTTTCGTGATCCCGACGATCATTTGGTTAGTGGTGTAGCTGCAGGCATTGCCAATTATTTCGACATTCAGGCCGTGTGGATCAGGCTCGCTTTTGCATTATCATTTGCTTTTGCCGGGAGTGGTCTTATTTTGTACATTATATTATGGATAGTTATACCAAAAGCTGTTTCTCGTGCCGACCGCATGGCTATGAAGGGCGAAAAGCAGGATCTTAAAGGCTTTAAAAGGAGCTTTGAAGAAGAAATGAGCTCGGTTAAAGAAAACCTTTCCAACTTCAGGCACGAAGCAAGACCGTTTGTTTACAAAGCCCGTGATTTTGCCGGCGATTTTTTTGATCACCTTGGTACTTTTTTAAGAGGAGCGACCGGCTTAGTGGTCAAACTGATTGCCATAGTTATTCTGCTAACTTGTTTTGGCCTTGCTATAGCGCTTATTGTTAGCTTAATTGCACTAATAGGATTTGGCAAAACAGACATCTATCATATATTTCCGTTCAATATCGTTAACCGCGATACCAATATGATATTTTTAACCGGTGGTTTTTTATTGCTGGCTATACCTTTATTAACCATTATATTATTAACTATAGGCTTCCTGTTTAAAAATGCCTCCTTTAACCGCTCAATAGGCACCACACTATTATGTATATGGCTGGCCTCTATGGGCGCCGTAATATATTATGGGGTAAGAGCATCTGCCGATTTCAGGGAAGGCGCCAGATTAAGCAAAACCATCAATGTAAAACCAACCGCCAACAACACCTATTATTTGGAACTTAACGACGCCAAATTTTTAACCAATGAAGACAGCACCCGCCTGCGGATTAAAGAACGTTTTAATGGTATGATCATTTTAGATGATGACTACAATGGTGATGACTGGGATTCGCCCGACCGTGTAAGCATTGATATTGAAAAAAGCGACGTGGCCCAACCTGTTTTAGAGCAATCATGTATTGCCCGCGGCCGCAACGACGAGGATGCCCTGATCAACGCGCGAAATATCAGCTACAGGTTTATACAAAAAGATTCGGTGTTAAAGTTTGACCGCCACCTGGAAAGGCTTAATAACGGATTGTGGCGCGGGCAGGAACTGCACATGACCTTAAAGGTTCCACTAAACACTAAACTGGTTATTGACCGGAAACTCGACCGCAATATGAATTTTAACTTGTATGATTGTGAACAGAGTAATACGCCGCGCAATCCGGCCGGGGCGGTATTTATTATGAAGCCTGATGGTTTACAGTGTAAAATAGATACGATCCCGACTGTAAAGACTGATACCCTGAAAACCCAGCCTCCCGTTGTTACAGATACCGTAAAAAAACCGGCTCAGTAA
- a CDS encoding PadR family transcriptional regulator: MIVENTQTQMRKGILEYCILSIIAKGETYASDIISELKKAQLLVVEGTLYPLLTRLKNNGLLTYNWVESISGPPRKYYVLSEEGKNVLEQLDKTWQELVYAVQTAIGDRK; encoded by the coding sequence ATGATTGTCGAAAACACACAAACCCAAATGAGGAAAGGCATACTGGAGTACTGCATTCTTTCCATCATAGCTAAGGGCGAAACATACGCGTCAGATATCATTTCTGAACTCAAAAAAGCCCAACTGCTTGTAGTTGAGGGTACTCTGTACCCGCTATTGACCCGGTTAAAAAATAATGGTCTGCTCACTTACAATTGGGTGGAGTCAATTTCAGGGCCGCCACGTAAATATTATGTTCTTTCTGAGGAAGGAAAAAACGTGTTGGAACAGCTTGATAAAACCTGGCAGGAGCTGGTTTATGCTGTTCAAACAGCAATTGGCGACAGAAAATAA